In Phormidium yuhuli AB48, one genomic interval encodes:
- a CDS encoding 16S rRNA (cytosine(967)-C(5))-methyltransferase produces the protein MSHPRQVAVMALNEIERKDTYADVALQRQLAKSRLTGGDRALATELVYGVVRRRRSLDAVIDQFAKKPARQQALELRVLLRLGLYQLIYLDRVAEALAVDSTVELAKVQGLGGLTKVVNGILRQYLRQRTPENPLAIPLPENPVSCLGVRHSYPDWIVQQWSESLGIGEAEQLCCWFNQPPQLYLRVNPLKTTREEVQKSFLEAGIEVETLPNLPQGLKLPSAGQIEALPGYSEGWWTVQDASAQWVSHLLNPQPGEVIVDACAAPGGKTTHIAELMGDMGQIWACDRTASRLKKVDQNCQRLQLQSVKTMLGDSRDLTQFQESCDRVLLDVPCSGLGTLHRRADLRWRQTPEAITELAQLQQGLLTAAAGWLKPGGVLVYATCTVSYPENEGVIQPFLDRHPHWTIEPPPQDWNLPVSESGGVRLYPHRHESDGFFMVKLRRRST, from the coding sequence GTGAGTCATCCCCGTCAGGTGGCCGTGATGGCGTTGAATGAGATTGAACGCAAGGATACCTATGCGGATGTGGCCTTGCAACGACAGTTGGCGAAGTCGCGCCTGACGGGGGGCGATCGCGCCTTGGCGACGGAGTTGGTGTATGGAGTGGTGCGACGACGGCGATCGCTCGATGCTGTGATTGACCAGTTTGCCAAGAAACCAGCCCGCCAACAAGCCCTGGAATTACGAGTGTTGTTGCGTCTGGGACTCTATCAACTCATCTATCTCGATCGCGTGGCCGAGGCGTTGGCCGTCGATAGTACCGTGGAACTGGCGAAAGTCCAAGGGTTGGGGGGCTTAACCAAGGTAGTTAACGGCATTTTACGCCAATATCTGCGCCAACGAACTCCCGAGAATCCCCTCGCTATCCCCCTTCCGGAAAATCCTGTGTCTTGCTTGGGGGTGCGTCACAGTTACCCGGACTGGATTGTACAACAGTGGTCTGAGTCCTTGGGAATCGGGGAGGCGGAACAACTCTGTTGTTGGTTCAATCAACCCCCCCAACTCTATTTACGAGTTAATCCTCTGAAAACGACCCGAGAGGAGGTACAAAAAAGTTTCTTAGAGGCAGGTATTGAGGTCGAGACGCTGCCGAATTTACCGCAAGGGTTAAAATTGCCATCCGCCGGTCAAATCGAGGCGTTACCGGGCTATAGCGAGGGCTGGTGGACGGTGCAGGATGCCAGCGCCCAATGGGTCAGTCATCTGTTGAACCCACAGCCTGGGGAGGTGATTGTGGATGCTTGTGCGGCCCCGGGTGGGAAGACGACCCATATTGCTGAGTTGATGGGCGATATGGGTCAGATTTGGGCTTGCGATCGCACGGCCTCGCGCTTGAAGAAAGTCGACCAAAATTGTCAGCGGTTGCAGTTACAGTCCGTGAAAACGATGTTGGGGGATAGCCGTGATTTGACCCAGTTTCAGGAGTCGTGCGATCGCGTCCTCTTAGATGTCCCCTGTTCCGGGTTAGGAACCCTCCACCGTCGCGCTGATTTACGCTGGCGACAAACTCCCGAAGCGATTACCGAGTTAGCCCAACTACAACAGGGGTTATTGACGGCGGCGGCCGGGTGGCTGAAACCCGGTGGAGTGTTAGTGTACGCCACTTGTACCGTGAGTTATCCAGAAAATGAAGGCGTGATTCAACCCTTTTTAGACCGTCATCCCCATTGGACCATAGAACCTCCCCCCCAAGACTGGAACTTACCCGTCAGTGAGTCTGGGGGAGTGCGTCTCTATCCTCATCGCCATGAGAGTGACGGCTTTTTTATGGTCAAATTGCGGCGGCGATCGACTTAA
- a CDS encoding phytoene desaturase family protein, with the protein MTDAEVIVIGSGIGGLVAGSLLARYGKSVLVCESHVLPGGAAHGFSRKGFHFDAGPSFFCGLGDGPSLNPLRQVFEALEVSLDTIPYDPLGEYHFPDGTFPVYCDRHRYYEEIARITPHGAKEYRELERRLNKLYNGIRQIPTLALRSDWQVLPFLVQHYPRALLKLLPMAGSTQKTVGEIMDTCVRNSWVRRMVNLECFLLSGLKSYGTIAPEMAFMYGERHHAKVDYPRGGSGAIVQALIRGLEKWGGSLRLRSHVEKILVESGQVTGVRLRSGEVLKAPIVISNATVWDTYRKLLSSHHLPPNYRKEALELPRLNSFMHLYLGIRGAGLEGLGGHHVVLLDNTLDVTVPGNTCMVSIPTVWDSSLAPEGYHAVHCYTLEPYKSWKLDANYEERKQQRSQSLYRALERIIPDIRDRIEFEMVGTPITHERFLRRYQGTYGPGIPAIQGIFPLNQTPLPGLYRVGDTTMPGIGVPAVAASGILCANSLVSPQQTLELLKQVGLA; encoded by the coding sequence ATGACGGATGCAGAAGTCATCGTGATTGGGAGTGGAATCGGTGGATTAGTGGCCGGTTCCCTCTTGGCGCGATATGGAAAGTCAGTACTGGTCTGTGAAAGTCATGTACTTCCGGGTGGGGCCGCCCACGGATTTTCCCGTAAAGGCTTCCATTTTGATGCCGGCCCTTCGTTTTTTTGTGGCTTGGGTGACGGGCCAAGTCTTAATCCTCTGCGTCAGGTCTTCGAGGCGTTGGAGGTCTCCCTCGATACCATCCCCTATGACCCCCTAGGAGAGTATCACTTCCCCGATGGAACCTTCCCCGTGTACTGCGATCGCCATCGCTACTATGAGGAAATTGCCCGCATCACCCCCCATGGGGCCAAAGAATATCGGGAACTTGAACGCCGCCTCAACAAACTCTACAACGGTATCCGCCAGATTCCCACTCTAGCCCTGCGGAGTGACTGGCAAGTGCTACCTTTCTTAGTCCAACATTATCCCCGGGCCCTGCTGAAACTCCTTCCCATGGCTGGGTCAACTCAAAAGACGGTTGGGGAAATTATGGATACCTGTGTCCGCAATAGTTGGGTGCGGCGGATGGTGAATTTGGAATGTTTCCTGCTATCGGGGTTGAAGTCTTACGGAACCATCGCCCCGGAAATGGCGTTTATGTATGGGGAACGTCATCACGCCAAGGTAGATTATCCTCGGGGGGGAAGTGGGGCTATTGTACAGGCGTTGATTCGGGGGTTGGAGAAATGGGGAGGAAGCTTACGGCTACGCAGCCATGTGGAGAAAATTTTGGTGGAGTCGGGCCAGGTGACGGGGGTGCGGCTACGGAGTGGCGAAGTCCTCAAGGCCCCGATTGTGATTTCCAACGCTACGGTCTGGGATACCTACCGTAAGTTACTGAGTAGTCATCATCTCCCCCCTAACTATCGCAAGGAAGCCCTGGAATTGCCACGGCTGAATAGCTTTATGCACCTCTATTTGGGGATTCGTGGGGCGGGATTAGAGGGGTTGGGAGGACATCATGTGGTGTTGTTAGATAATACGCTGGATGTAACGGTTCCGGGGAATACCTGTATGGTGTCGATTCCCACGGTTTGGGACTCTAGTCTAGCCCCAGAGGGGTATCATGCGGTTCACTGTTACACCCTCGAACCCTATAAGTCCTGGAAACTGGATGCGAACTATGAGGAACGGAAACAGCAGCGATCGCAATCTCTGTATCGGGCCCTAGAACGGATTATTCCCGATATCCGCGATCGCATTGAGTTTGAGATGGTAGGAACGCCAATCACCCATGAGCGGTTTTTACGTCGCTATCAAGGAACCTATGGCCCCGGGATTCCAGCCATTCAAGGGATTTTTCCCCTCAATCAAACTCCCCTGCCGGGATTGTATCGTGTCGGTGACACAACTATGCCGGGAATTGGGGTTCCGGCGGTGGCGGCTTCGGGGATTCTTTGCGCCAATAGTCTCGTTTCACCCCAGCAAACCTTAGAACTTCTCAAACAGGTGGGGTTGGCTTGA
- a CDS encoding IS4 family transposase, translating to MSEFSSQGLFRPQVQRSLEKAYSLACSKPNLSFSQCMGNSFRQTVARLFSHKQMTQDVMLSRHIEATRERASATEGDYVIAAQDTTYYNYSGHKEMSGLGVIQGKVRGVIQHNVLLVNESGLPLGLLGQQYWTRKGGLNLAEGEKESCKWLKGLDAINEQARQSSKCFVSVEDREGDVFDLFKAPREDNVEFIVRVYQQRNLEVASSQVVAKLAEIPEELEDFGYERIRIERQNREVEVTLRLRAGAVNVYPEKKLSPRKHKTQGLSLVVAEEIRCVDVKTQEELSPTQEAATWYLLTSLPIETREQVIRVTRFYALRWQVERFHYTLKSGALNVEKLQFDDIHTLVNALSFYSVVAWQLLALTHGIRENPEQCAQVVFDSEEVTLLEKVSSQKIVSLGQAVLALTKLIGFAPSKKQPFPGVKVLATALDRFFFMKLASLGSSGVES from the coding sequence ATGAGCGAGTTCAGCAGCCAAGGACTATTCCGACCCCAAGTTCAAAGAAGTCTAGAGAAAGCCTATAGCCTGGCCTGTAGCAAACCCAACTTATCATTCTCTCAATGTATGGGTAACAGTTTTCGCCAAACCGTTGCCCGTCTGTTCTCCCATAAGCAAATGACCCAAGATGTGATGCTATCGAGACATATCGAAGCGACAAGGGAACGAGCCTCAGCCACAGAAGGGGACTATGTGATTGCCGCCCAAGACACCACCTATTACAACTACTCAGGACACAAGGAGATGTCGGGGCTAGGGGTAATCCAAGGAAAAGTCAGAGGAGTCATACAACACAATGTCCTCCTGGTGAACGAGTCCGGTCTGCCCTTAGGACTGTTAGGACAACAATATTGGACTCGAAAGGGGGGACTGAATCTAGCCGAAGGAGAAAAAGAAAGCTGTAAATGGCTCAAGGGGCTAGATGCCATCAATGAGCAAGCGAGGCAATCGAGCAAGTGCTTTGTCTCAGTCGAAGACCGAGAAGGAGACGTGTTTGACCTGTTCAAAGCTCCCCGAGAAGACAATGTCGAATTCATCGTCCGGGTGTATCAACAGCGAAACTTGGAAGTCGCCTCGAGCCAAGTGGTGGCTAAACTCGCCGAGATTCCCGAGGAGTTGGAAGACTTTGGCTATGAACGGATACGGATTGAGCGTCAAAACCGAGAAGTGGAGGTGACTCTTCGCTTAAGAGCTGGGGCGGTCAACGTTTATCCGGAGAAAAAGTTAAGTCCCAGAAAGCATAAAACGCAAGGTTTATCCTTGGTCGTCGCCGAGGAAATCCGTTGTGTCGACGTGAAAACCCAGGAAGAGCTGTCCCCTACCCAAGAAGCGGCTACTTGGTATTTATTGACCAGTCTGCCAATTGAGACCCGAGAGCAGGTGATACGGGTAACCCGCTTTTATGCCCTCAGATGGCAAGTCGAACGCTTTCATTACACTCTCAAGTCCGGAGCCTTGAATGTGGAAAAATTACAGTTTGATGATATCCATACCCTAGTCAACGCCTTGAGCTTTTATTCAGTGGTCGCCTGGCAGCTACTGGCCCTGACTCATGGGATTCGGGAAAATCCTGAACAATGTGCCCAGGTGGTGTTTGATTCGGAGGAGGTGACCTTGTTAGAGAAGGTCTCCTCTCAAAAAATCGTTTCTCTTGGTCAGGCCGTCTTAGCCTTAACTAAACTGATTGGCTTTGCCCCGTCGAAAAAACAACCCTTTCCGGGAGTGAAAGTGCTGGCCACGGCTCTGGACCGCTTTTTCTTTATGAAGCTAGCTTCTCTGGGGTCTTCCGGGGTTGAGAGCTAG
- a CDS encoding Maf family protein has product MSSPILILASASPARRQLLRSAGIDPIICPSDLDESQVQLSNPVALVQTLAQLKGERIAAGIRCKDVAPHSPNPEQPESVLVLACDSVLVLGDRIYGKPANPEEAIARWQLMRGEVGELYTGHAIVDISQNITLVNCQVTKVHFAKVSDSEIEAYVATGEPLNCAGCFAIDGRGSLLVEKIEGCHSNVIGLSLPLFRRMLLELGYTLENLW; this is encoded by the coding sequence ATGAGTTCTCCCATTCTAATTCTCGCCTCCGCCTCTCCCGCCCGTCGGCAACTCTTGCGTAGCGCAGGGATTGACCCCATTATCTGTCCTAGCGATTTGGATGAATCCCAGGTTCAACTGAGTAATCCAGTGGCCTTAGTCCAAACCCTAGCCCAACTTAAGGGAGAACGCATTGCAGCGGGGATTCGTTGCAAGGATGTCGCCCCCCATTCTCCGAATCCTGAACAGCCCGAGTCGGTGTTGGTGTTAGCCTGTGATTCAGTATTAGTGTTGGGCGATCGCATCTATGGCAAACCCGCTAACCCGGAAGAGGCGATCGCCCGTTGGCAGTTGATGCGGGGTGAGGTAGGCGAACTTTATACGGGCCATGCCATTGTGGATATTTCTCAGAATATCACCCTGGTCAATTGTCAGGTTACCAAAGTGCATTTCGCCAAGGTGAGTGACTCGGAAATTGAGGCCTATGTCGCGACTGGGGAACCCCTCAATTGTGCTGGATGTTTTGCCATTGATGGCCGAGGGAGTTTATTGGTAGAGAAGATTGAAGGCTGTCATAGTAATGTTATTGGTTTGAGTTTGCCGCTGTTTCGACGGATGCTGCTTGAACTGGGTTACACCTTAGAGAACTTGTGGTAA
- a CDS encoding TPR end-of-group domain-containing protein encodes MIQKSYILAVLSLLLVAPRGAIAQDPTPPDAAPPDATAPMPPPEPEEPPFIAPAPADATADLDSQIDNRLRNSSVVRDAINDAVDRNFAWTFGLLNILLLLLILFPIAGLALLWWMRREMVSQVVDEVENHLSDELKAEVSRELKADFASASSSGPGTPTAEPAQLKDMVSMALSVQNVMSNARHTIENSMQLQDRLNGRLQDVLELQMMQGRQLEANGQYTEAIAAFDRAIEVDERHPEAYCAKGTLLVSLQRLEEALATYAQAVKVAPDCAEAWYGIARCYALVGHQEPAIENLKKAIHLNPDLKAEAQESEAFASLREQDDFQSALAIAQ; translated from the coding sequence ATGATTCAAAAATCTTACATCCTCGCCGTTCTATCGTTACTGTTAGTTGCCCCCCGAGGGGCGATCGCTCAGGACCCAACTCCCCCCGATGCTGCCCCTCCTGACGCAACTGCCCCCATGCCGCCTCCAGAGCCGGAAGAACCCCCTTTTATTGCCCCAGCCCCGGCCGATGCAACGGCTGATTTAGATTCGCAAATTGACAATCGGCTACGCAATAGTTCGGTGGTTCGTGATGCGATTAATGATGCTGTTGATCGTAACTTTGCCTGGACGTTTGGCCTCTTAAATATCCTCTTATTGCTGTTAATTCTCTTCCCCATTGCGGGCCTGGCGTTGTTGTGGTGGATGCGTCGGGAAATGGTGTCACAAGTGGTGGATGAGGTGGAAAATCACCTCTCTGATGAGTTGAAGGCAGAAGTGAGTCGGGAGTTAAAAGCTGATTTTGCCTCGGCTTCCTCATCGGGGCCAGGAACGCCTACGGCTGAGCCAGCACAACTTAAGGATATGGTCTCTATGGCCCTGTCGGTGCAAAATGTGATGTCCAATGCTCGTCATACCATTGAGAACTCGATGCAATTGCAAGATCGGCTCAATGGACGTTTGCAGGATGTCTTGGAACTCCAGATGATGCAGGGACGACAACTGGAGGCTAATGGACAATATACTGAGGCGATCGCCGCCTTTGATCGCGCCATCGAGGTGGATGAACGCCATCCTGAGGCTTATTGCGCCAAAGGAACCCTCCTCGTTAGCCTACAACGCCTCGAAGAAGCCCTTGCTACCTATGCCCAGGCGGTGAAAGTGGCCCCCGATTGTGCTGAGGCTTGGTATGGAATCGCCCGCTGTTATGCCCTAGTCGGCCATCAGGAACCGGCGATTGAGAATCTTAAAAAGGCAATTCATCTCAATCCTGACTTGAAGGCTGAGGCCCAGGAGAGTGAGGCCTTCGCCAGTCTCCGGGAACAGGATGACTTCCAAAGCGCCCTCGCCATCGCCCAATAA
- the psbP gene encoding photosystem II reaction center PsbP: protein MNTQNLENVMTGFKRLAAMLAVVIALTLTGCSNSPSSGLTSYTDSYDGYRFLYPNEWIEMDASNLAPDVVLHDLIERSENLSVIINPAQAEETLTDLGTPTEVGYELSKRAIAPEGSDRVAELVDAQSRQDEDGKTYYILEYAVTLPDQLRHNIASIAISRGQLFTLNVSTTERRWQEIQDKLRIVARSFFVY, encoded by the coding sequence ATGAATACACAAAATTTGGAAAACGTCATGACCGGGTTTAAACGACTGGCGGCGATGCTTGCGGTAGTCATCGCCCTAACCCTGACGGGGTGTAGTAACTCCCCAAGTAGTGGGTTGACTTCCTATACCGATAGCTACGATGGCTATCGCTTCCTCTATCCCAACGAATGGATTGAGATGGATGCGTCTAACCTGGCGCCGGATGTGGTGTTACATGATCTCATTGAACGCAGTGAAAATCTCAGTGTGATTATTAATCCGGCCCAAGCGGAAGAAACCTTGACCGATTTAGGAACTCCTACAGAAGTCGGTTATGAACTCTCCAAACGGGCCATCGCCCCAGAGGGCAGCGATCGCGTGGCAGAATTGGTCGATGCCCAATCTCGACAGGATGAAGATGGCAAAACCTACTATATCCTGGAGTATGCCGTCACCTTACCCGATCAACTGCGTCATAACATTGCCAGCATCGCCATTTCTCGCGGTCAACTGTTTACCCTGAATGTTTCCACCACGGAACGCCGTTGGCAGGAAATTCAGGATAAACTGCGGATTGTCGCTCGTTCCTTCTTCGTCTATTAA
- a CDS encoding tetratricopeptide repeat protein, translating into MRLRRYSIQVATHLVMAMAVVLFSASGNLVRGQGSPNLTEAETEELQRFRAQERFQEDWERAIANSVSLRDRIDDRIENALAAQRPAITAVFVVLALLPLLGAIAVWLILSRLEARANAYAQEIDSIKNDAMAELLGMMNEAHSVLHQIQTKIHEPLPRVPVGAERQISSGSQTREAQSDDEENQQGFGSFQGVSPPRESPPEDDLDILRDDSSPTDSQALQDISMESVGDIQEDEPPPSLNSILDSEEDQEDEPPPSLNSILDSEEDQEDETPKTTSPPSVNSILENDSEGEDELPSRTTPETVARPPITYRGGDEGIATASENRLNGNTQTYRLPEQEPVRPPERPQRPPQPPQVGAAEFCRQANALFFSGRYSEAIIAYQQAVQLKPDYHQAWSNQGSALFHLQRYPEAIAAYDRALGIHPDYPEAWNNKGGALSKLGQYEEALAAYDRAVELKPDYVEAWNNRGLALMELKRYKESVASYNRAVKLKPDYVEAWNNRGLAFAAANLHEHALRCFEKAQGLNPDNIDAYRYQGVSLAALERYPEAIRAYQRGTEIQPNDIPTWYYLGQLLTQLERYDEAIAAYDEAIALQPAIPEIWYNRAGCYSAQGFVAPCLESLQEALRLAPHPYRERAQVDPMFDEIRQDERFKQLLL; encoded by the coding sequence ATGAGGCTCAGGCGGTATTCTATCCAAGTTGCGACTCACCTGGTGATGGCCATGGCGGTTGTCCTCTTCTCCGCTTCTGGTAACCTGGTCCGGGGACAGGGGTCTCCCAACTTGACGGAAGCTGAGACTGAGGAATTACAACGGTTTCGGGCCCAGGAGAGGTTTCAAGAGGATTGGGAACGGGCGATCGCCAATAGTGTCAGTTTACGCGATCGCATCGACGACCGAATTGAAAATGCCCTGGCCGCCCAACGCCCGGCCATTACGGCGGTCTTTGTGGTCTTGGCCCTGCTGCCCTTGTTGGGGGCGATCGCCGTTTGGCTGATTCTCAGTCGCCTGGAAGCCCGCGCTAATGCCTACGCCCAGGAAATTGACAGCATCAAAAATGATGCTATGGCGGAGTTACTGGGGATGATGAATGAGGCCCATAGTGTCTTACATCAAATTCAAACCAAAATCCATGAGCCACTTCCCCGAGTTCCTGTGGGGGCGGAACGCCAGATTAGTTCCGGTTCCCAGACTAGAGAAGCCCAGTCTGACGATGAGGAGAATCAGCAGGGGTTTGGGTCGTTTCAGGGAGTTTCACCGCCAAGGGAGTCTCCTCCAGAGGACGACTTGGATATCCTTCGAGATGATTCTTCACCCACAGACTCTCAAGCATTGCAAGACATCTCTATGGAGTCCGTAGGGGACATACAGGAGGACGAACCCCCTCCATCGTTGAACTCAATTCTCGACTCAGAGGAAGACCAAGAGGACGAACCCCCTCCATCGTTGAACTCAATTCTCGACTCAGAGGAAGACCAAGAGGACGAAACGCCCAAGACGACATCCCCCCCATCCGTCAATTCCATTTTAGAGAACGATTCAGAGGGGGAGGACGAACTTCCCTCCAGGACTACTCCTGAGACAGTGGCCCGGCCTCCCATCACCTATCGCGGTGGTGACGAGGGAATTGCGACCGCCTCTGAAAACCGTCTCAATGGCAATACCCAAACCTATCGCCTTCCGGAACAGGAACCGGTACGCCCCCCTGAACGCCCCCAACGACCCCCTCAACCGCCTCAAGTGGGTGCAGCGGAGTTTTGCCGTCAAGCGAATGCCCTCTTCTTTAGTGGTCGCTATAGCGAAGCCATCATCGCCTATCAGCAAGCCGTCCAACTTAAGCCCGATTACCATCAAGCCTGGAGTAATCAGGGAAGTGCCTTATTCCATCTACAACGCTATCCCGAGGCGATCGCCGCCTATGATCGCGCTCTGGGTATTCATCCTGACTATCCTGAAGCCTGGAACAACAAAGGGGGCGCACTGTCTAAACTGGGTCAGTATGAGGAGGCGTTAGCGGCTTATGATCGCGCGGTGGAACTCAAACCGGATTATGTGGAAGCCTGGAATAATCGTGGTTTGGCCCTAATGGAACTAAAACGCTATAAGGAATCCGTTGCTTCCTATAACCGGGCGGTGAAGTTAAAACCGGATTATGTGGAAGCCTGGAATAATCGTGGCCTAGCCTTTGCTGCTGCGAATCTCCATGAACATGCTCTACGCTGTTTTGAGAAGGCCCAGGGTCTCAATCCGGACAATATTGATGCCTATCGCTATCAGGGGGTGTCTCTGGCCGCCCTGGAACGCTATCCCGAAGCCATCCGCGCTTACCAACGGGGAACAGAGATTCAGCCCAATGATATTCCGACTTGGTACTATCTGGGACAACTTTTAACACAACTAGAACGGTATGATGAGGCGATCGCCGCTTACGATGAGGCGATCGCCCTACAGCCCGCTATTCCCGAGATTTGGTATAACAGGGCTGGTTGCTATAGTGCGCAAGGGTTTGTTGCCCCCTGCTTGGAAAGCTTGCAGGAGGCCCTTCGTCTAGCCCCTCATCCTTATCGCGAACGGGCCCAGGTGGACCCGATGTTCGATGAGATTCGCCAAGATGAACGATTTAAACAGTTGTTGTTGTAG
- a CDS encoding ATP-dependent Zn protease, which yields MSQFTLNVLAIGIFSLTMFSLLGPMLNLSPLYPAATVFVLLGLATVDQLGFQGQGGQVFLDWLGANTGDRRQRVIRHEAGHFLVAYLLDVPIANYSLSAWEALKQGQSGRGGVQFDDGQLLSELSQGQLSAQQLNRYAMVWMAGIAAEELDEDSARGGIDDRQQLRLVLRQLRPVVRDSEARERWAILQARTLIDRHRDAYEALVEAMSQRLSVQECCDRIQEHLTPAVS from the coding sequence ATGAGTCAATTTACCTTAAACGTCTTGGCGATCGGCATTTTTAGCCTCACCATGTTTTCCCTCTTGGGGCCGATGCTAAACCTATCGCCTCTCTATCCGGCGGCGACGGTGTTTGTTCTGTTGGGATTGGCGACGGTTGACCAGTTGGGCTTCCAAGGTCAGGGAGGACAGGTGTTTCTGGATTGGTTGGGGGCGAATACGGGCGATCGCCGCCAGCGAGTCATCCGCCATGAAGCGGGGCATTTCCTGGTGGCCTATCTCCTGGATGTCCCCATCGCCAACTATAGTCTCAGCGCCTGGGAAGCCCTCAAACAAGGACAAAGCGGACGAGGCGGCGTTCAGTTTGACGATGGGCAATTGCTATCTGAACTCAGTCAAGGACAACTCTCGGCCCAACAGTTAAATCGCTATGCGATGGTCTGGATGGCGGGAATAGCTGCCGAAGAACTCGACGAAGACAGTGCCCGAGGGGGTATTGACGATCGCCAGCAACTGCGTTTAGTCTTGCGTCAGTTACGTCCGGTTGTTCGTGACAGTGAAGCCCGAGAACGTTGGGCAATTTTACAGGCGCGAACCCTCATTGATCGCCATCGGGATGCTTATGAGGCCTTAGTTGAGGCCATGTCTCAACGGCTTAGTGTTCAGGAATGCTGCGATCGCATCCAGGAACATCTCACCCCAGCCGTCTCCTAA
- the ilvC gene encoding ketol-acid reductoisomerase, whose amino-acid sequence MHMARMYYDQDANLDRLADKTVAIIGYGSQGHAHALNLKDSGVNVIVGLYPGSKSAPKAKDAGLTVYPVAEAAEKADLIMILLPDEVQKTVYKQEIEPNLKEGDVLAFAHGFNIHFGQVVPPENVDVVMIAPKGPGHLVRRTYEQGEGVPCLFAVYQDASGQARDRAMAYAKGIGGTRAGILETSFREETETDLFGEQAVLCGGLSALIKAGFETLIEAGYQPELAYFECLHEVKLIVDLVVEGGLATMRDSISNTAEYGDYTRGPRVVTPETKAAMQEILSEIQSGQFAREFVLENQSGKPGFTAMRRQEAEHPIEEVGKDLRAMFSWLKKN is encoded by the coding sequence GTGCATATGGCTCGCATGTACTACGACCAAGATGCGAATCTGGACAGACTCGCCGATAAAACCGTTGCCATCATCGGCTATGGTTCCCAAGGACACGCCCATGCTCTTAATTTAAAAGATAGTGGCGTGAATGTCATCGTTGGCCTGTATCCTGGCAGTAAATCGGCTCCCAAAGCCAAAGATGCCGGACTGACGGTGTATCCTGTCGCGGAAGCCGCCGAGAAAGCCGATTTAATCATGATTCTGCTACCGGATGAGGTGCAGAAAACCGTTTACAAACAAGAAATTGAACCGAATCTGAAAGAGGGCGATGTTTTAGCCTTCGCCCATGGATTTAACATCCATTTTGGGCAAGTGGTTCCCCCCGAAAACGTCGATGTGGTTATGATTGCCCCCAAAGGCCCCGGTCATTTGGTGCGTCGGACTTATGAACAAGGGGAGGGTGTTCCCTGTCTGTTTGCCGTATATCAAGATGCCTCCGGCCAGGCCCGCGATCGCGCGATGGCCTATGCGAAAGGAATTGGCGGAACTCGTGCTGGCATCTTAGAAACCAGTTTCCGGGAAGAAACCGAAACCGATTTATTTGGCGAACAAGCCGTCTTATGTGGGGGCTTAAGTGCGCTCATCAAAGCCGGGTTTGAAACCCTCATTGAAGCGGGTTATCAACCGGAACTGGCGTATTTTGAATGTCTCCACGAAGTTAAATTGATTGTGGACTTGGTCGTGGAAGGCGGTCTCGCGACCATGCGTGACAGCATCTCCAACACCGCTGAATATGGTGACTATACCCGGGGACCTCGGGTGGTGACTCCGGAAACCAAAGCCGCCATGCAAGAGATTCTCAGCGAAATCCAATCGGGACAATTTGCCCGGGAATTTGTCTTGGAAAATCAATCGGGTAAACCCGGATTCACGGCCATGCGTCGTCAGGAAGCGGAACACCCTATTGAAGAAGTTGGGAAAGACTTGCGGGCGATGTTCTCCTGGTTGAAGAAAAACTAG